A window from Mus caroli chromosome 2, CAROLI_EIJ_v1.1, whole genome shotgun sequence encodes these proteins:
- the Psmd14 gene encoding 26S proteasome non-ATPase regulatory subunit 14, with translation MDRLLRLGGGMPGLGQGPPTDAPAVDTAEQVYISSLALLKMLKHGRAGVPMEVMGLMLGEFVDDYTVRVIDVFAMPQSGTGVSVEAVDPVFQAKMLDMLKQTGRPEMVVGWYHSHPGFGCWLSGVDINTQQSFEALSERAVAVVVDPIQSVKGKVVIDAFRLINANMMVLGHEPRQTTSNLGHLNKPSIQALIHGLNRHYYSITINYRKNELEQKMLLNLHKKSWMEGLTLQDYSEHCKHNESVVKEMLELAKNYNKAVEEEDKMTPEQLAIKNVGKQDPKRHLEEHVDVLMTSNIVQCLAAMLDTVVFK, from the exons GGCCCACCTACAGATGCTCCTGCCGTGGACACAGCAGAACAAGTTTATATCTCTTCCTTGGCCTTGCTAAAG ATGTTAAAACATGGCCGTGCTGGAGTTCCTATGGAAGTTATGGGTCTAATGCTTGGTGAATTTGTTGATGATTACACCGTCAGAGTGATTGACGTGTTTGCTATGCCACAGTCAGGAACC GGTGTCAGTGTAGAAGCAGTTGATCCAGTGTTCCAAGCCAAAATGTTGGATATGCTGAAACAAACAGgaag GCCCGAGATGGTTGTTGGTTGGTATCACAGTCACCCTGGCTTTGGCTGTTGGCTTTCTGGTGTGGATATCAACACTCAGCAGAGCTTTGAAGCCTTGTCGGAGAGAGCTGTGGCAGTGGTTGTGGATCCCATTCAGAGTGTAAAAGGAAAG GTTGTTATTGATGCCTTCAGACTGATCAATGCTAATATGATGGTCTTAGGACATGAACCAAGACAAACGACTTCAAATCTGGGCCACTTAAACAAGCCATCTATCCAG gCATTAATTCACGGATTAAACAGACATTATTACTCCATCACTATTAATTACCGGAAAAATGAACTGGAACAGAAG ATGCTGTTAAATTTGCATAAGAAGAGTTGGATGGAAGGATTGACACTTCAGGACTACAGTGAACACTGTAAACACAATGAATCGGTGGTAAAAGAAATGTTGGAATTAGCCAAGAATTATAATAAG GCTGTGGAAGAAGAAGATAAGATGACACCTGAACAGCTGGCAATAAAGAACGTTGGCAAGCAG gatCCCAAACGTCATTTGGAAGAACATGTGGATGTGCTTATGACTTCAAATATTGTCCAGTGTTTGGCAGCAATGTTGGATACCGTTGTATTTAAATAA